The following nucleotide sequence is from Archocentrus centrarchus isolate MPI-CPG fArcCen1 chromosome 6, fArcCen1, whole genome shotgun sequence.
aatattttctttttaacaggCAGAACATTTCAGTTTGGTTATCAGTTGCAGCACTGGACACTTAACAGTCAGACAAAAACAATCTTCCAgggttgaaaaaaataaaatgataattagAAAAGAAAGTGATTGGTAATGAGCTGAGACTAACCCATTACTGATATGTTACCCCGGCTCACCTGCCATCTGTGCCACTAACGTTAGACCTTCTGTGATGCATTTTCATATGTAAAACCAAGTACGCTTTCTTTTGGAATCTTTTACCACAAACTGAACAAATGAAGGTTTCATCTTTGCTGTTCTGCGCCTTCAGAGATGCACCGTCTTTACATTTTTTAGACACAGAGCTGCTTAAAAGTCTCTCTGCAGAACTGGTTGTCACGTGTCCTTTGTCTGAGTTTGTTTTGTGAATGAAATGTTGTGAACCATGGACAGCCATCTGTGCTGTTTgtgactttgtgtgttttttcaggTGCTGCCTCGAGTGAGGCCTTGCAGGAACCTCTTTGAGTTTCATACTATTTAAACCTGACTGTGATTCTTTGCTCTCCCCGAGATCAACATCACTGTCCTCCGTCTCAGTATCAGATGAATCGGAGGTCTTGTCTTCATTAACTGGAGCTGGATCCACCTTCTGGACGGGTTTTGATTTATGCTCTTTTTTATCCATCACTACTTTAAAATGTGACTTCTTCTTTGTAGTTGTTCTTTTCCAGTCATCATCGCTGTCTTCAGTTTCACTGCCTGAAGAGTTTGAAGTCTTCTCATTAGCTAAGCTGGTCAGAGGTTCTGCTCCTCCACAGTCCTCACCATCACTCTTTGTTTCCATATGTTGAGTGGAACTGCTGTCTGAAGGCTCTACCTTTATGTTGTTTTCAGTTTGCATCTTGTGAAGCTGAGCCGATCCAGGTTCCTCTTCATCAACCTCACGCTTCACAGGAACAGGAGCAAATGAGAAGTCTGTGATCGAATTCTCTTCCAGTTCCATAAGTTTCTCTCCTTTCTGACTTATGATTTTCTCCTGTTCCACGCCACTGGAGTGTTCTGGGTCCTCCCGTTTCAGAGCAGGTGTCCACCCATGCTCCTCAGAGGGAACCTCTTGATTACACCCCTGCATCTGCTGAAAGTCTCCATGTAGCACTGGAAAACAAGTGTCAAGATTTAGCTTAGTCAATAATACAATAccaataataatactaataccACCTCatattaaatgtaaatacatGGATCCTTTTTTCACTCAGCTTTGGCTCTGGTGCCATTAAGGGATGGGTATTGAAGACTGGCATTAAATTGGTACTGTACCAGACTCATTAGTACACAAGTACTCACAAGCGCCTGGAGAAATGATGCTCTTACTGGTATTTATGCAGCACTAATTCATTCTAATACAGTTGTTAGTAAGGCTGTGCCTTATCACATCGTCCACAACAATCCCAGCATAAACATTTGCGTGATATAGTGACAATATGCGTTCACATTGCCTAGTCGACACAACAATGAGAAAAACGTGTCTGATAGCAAGAGCCACGTATcagcctccaacaaagcacaaTGCTTCGCAAAATACGCAAGAAAACTGTTCCTGCTGAAGGCGGAAACAACAAACCTGCTTCATCGCTTGAGGCAAAAGCACCGTGAATACAACCAGACTACGAAGACACAAGGAGTCACGTACCCAAAACATAACTCATCCGAGGAGCTCTGGAGCTCCTGCTAGTTACACTCTgtatgacaggaagagcaaacgCTGCATGGAAAGTGATGTGCTGATGTAGTTACACAGAGCTCAACCCAACATCCCAGGCAAACAGTCTTTTTGATTTTCAAATGTATTATGTCACAAAACTGTGCAGGCTCCTGAAGAGTAATAAATGCTTATTGCTTGAGTTGTAATTGTTAAACAAAAGTGATAAGCAGTTATGTTATACTTGACATTTCCAGAGAAAAAGTACCTAGGCTACatttgtgcttacatttgacttatGCTGTGTCACCCCTACGGCACTCtaaatgctgctgctcctgtttgTTTCAGCAGACTCACAGCTGCAGTTAAGTATGTCATTCAGcaatgacagcagctcattgggggaaaaaaaaatgcccttcatatatattttttttcacaaatgaaTGCTGCCGCCTGTGAGCTGCACTCACCAATAAAATGTTTAGCTTTTTTCCCTGTAGGCTGTACCGGCTTTTAGAGCCATCCTCTAGTAATAATTACACTGTTGGTATCAAGCAATCACAACTGACTGTGCTGTGCGTTTACATGCTGTGACAGGGCAGAATATTCAAAAGCATTGCCTAACTTTACTACAACTAATAAAATCAGCATCACACTGAAAAGGAAGTTTCATGGAACGGTAAACTgaccagttcttatatagcacttttctactcataAGGACTCACAGCGCTTTATACAATGTTCACAaccatttatacaagcacttccttctactgCTAAGCACAtactagctaacattcacactccgacagttgcatcggagagcaacttggggttcaatatcttgcccaagaatacttttgcatgcagactggagcagccaggaatcaaaccaccaaccttccgatcagtagatgacctgctctatctcctgGGCTGCAGCCACCCTGTAAGCAGCGTAAAACCATCAGATAGGGCGTTCTCTGCAGCAGTACCTGGGAATAGTCTGTGAGTGGCCATTTGACAGGCTGAGTCTTTCAAGACATACCTTAAAACtcaagttaattattttatgtgtttagctttatttaattattgttttcttttttaccttGTTTCTATATTGAGGCTCTATAGTCTAGCGCAGTGATCCTCACTATTTTTTTCGAAAGAGCCATATTGACCGATCAAAGTCAAGGGAGCCACAATATCACCTCAAGTCACTCAAATAAACTTTCTCTGCTCATCTTGTGAGCACCATACCTTTCATCTTTTTACTCGAAACACCCATCACTGATGTGCTTGTCCCCTCTCCAACATCGTCATGTGGATTTTTGTGTTCTTCTTCAAATTCCTGATCTTCACTATTTCtcatgtctgttttttgtcAGTGCTTGATTATAAATTGCTCCATTTTGCGCAGTGACTATATTGCGTTAGCTAGCTTGTAGAATCACTGCTGCCGTGTAGCGCTCTGCTGTCTCGGTGTGGCTGCGGCAGCGTGCTGTTGGAAACAGTGTCTATGTTGCCAGATTCCACAGTATCCCCCATTTGGAACCAACTTTAATTGAGGCCAAATGAGAAATAGAACGCAAGTGCTTGGAATGTAGAGTGCATTACATCTTTCTGTAGcgtgctttaaaaatgtattggtTCTGCAGTATTGCTGTAAACGGTCACGAGAGCCACCAATAAAGATTGGCGAGCCGCATGTGGCTCGGGAGCAATGAGTATCCCTGGTCTAGCGgcttacacattcacctaacaagcaaaagatcccgAGAGGAGAAACAAACCCCTTTGGGGCTGCGTCAGGAAGGGCGTCctgcataaaaatctgccaaatcaaatatgtggagcaACTCACTGTGAAAACCCTTTCTGAATAATGGAGcaactgaaagtagctttaGCTTGTTTCTATATTAACCTCGTCTTATTTCCATAACactgttcaattttatttatatagcatcaactTAAGGTACTTTATAATGTACGTTAAACATCCtacaataataaagagaaaccccaacaatcagacaaccccctgtgagcagcacttggtgacagtgggaaggaaaaaactcccttttaacaggaagaaacctccatcagaaccaggctcagggaggggcaccTATAACCCAatccatcccttagttatgctgctatatatAGTAGCATAACTaatggagggttcagggtcacctgatccagctctaactataagcttggtcaaaaaggaaagttttaaacctaatcttaaaaatagagagggtgtctgtctcctgaatccaagctgggagctggttccacagaagaggggcctgaaagctgaaggctctgcctcccattctactctgaagtatcctaggaaccacaagtaagccagcagtctgagagcaaagttcTCTACTGGGACAATACGGTACATCATGAAGATATGATGGGGGATTGATTATTCAGGACGTGATTATGTTTTTATGCTGCATGTCTTTTGAACAGGGTtcgtacaccttttccaggatcaaattcaagcacctTTTAAGCACTTCCAAGgtcaattttcatgattttccagcacattaaggggtcattcacaattatcaacattttccaaagtttactctttttcagaccccctccccaaaagtgtacaaagaaaatcttgatattttttcatgacatttaatttctcctggtttggtggtattttaatgtaataggaagtattaaaaacacatcccggtgttgaaaaattctggataTCTTGGTAGTAAATATACTCTTGcctatccattaaaacattgtattgcactgcatgtacgcaaaatgtacatggtttaggggaaggatccaaaaagctctctcagagatttcagctgtcagtttccactgtgaggaacatagtgaggaaatggaagaccacaggcacagttctagttaaggcctgaagtggcaggccaagaaaaacctcagataggcagaggagaaggatggtgagaacagtcatagtcaagccacagagcagctccaaagacctacaacatcatgttgctgcagatggtgtcactgtgcatcattcaactattgagcgcactttgcacaaggagaggctgtatgggagagtaatgcagaagaagccttttctgcacacacgccacaaacagagtcgctaaagcatatttggacaagccagcttcattttggaataaggtgctgtggactcatGAAACTAAACTacgttatttggacataacaaggggcggtatgaatggtgggaaaagaacacagcactccaagacaaacacttggtgcccacagtaacatttggtggtggttccatcatgctgtggggctgtggggccagtgcaggtactgggaatcttgttaaagttgagggtcacatggatcccagtcaatatcagcagattcttgagaacaatgttcaagaatcagtgacaaagttgaagttgtgccggggctggatacttcaacaagacaacgaccctaaacactgctcagaatctactgaggcgtttatgcagaggaacaagtacaacattcaggaacggccatctcagtccccagacctgaatattattgaaaatctgtggtgggatttaaagcgggctgtccgtgctcagaaaccatcaaacctgactgaactggagatgttttgtaaagaagaacggtccaaaataccttcaaccagaatccagactctcagtggaagctataggaagagtttagaggctgttatttctgcaaaaggaggatctactaaatattgatgaaattttctgttggggtgcccaaaattatgcacctgcctaattttgtttaaataattattgaagactttctgtaaatcctgtaaactttatttcacttctcaaatatccctgtgttcatctgctttatgatatatttaactgaaactgctgatctgaacaaccaatgatttataaaggaaaatcatgacaattatcaggggtggccaaacatttgcataccactgtatcatctgaatagcgggtcttgtgccaaaaaatgatttccagtattttccaaaaaaatgattgctggTATTTGTATAgttgtaaattacttgctgACGTAtggtctgtcaagcatatctcgaatattatctctcatgaatgatgtcaactcattttgagtcataaataacactcctgtcacatggtagaagctgcaatttttggcaacaccggcagatagtgttgccaacttagtgactttgtcacttggacttttcagaccccccagtgactttttttttttgtccaaaaagtgACCAGCatcaaatttagtgacttttcccGGTGTCATTGGGgacttttgaagagttttagagatatgccgtgttgttccaaaaaaatgatttccagtatttccccccaaaaaattattggttgtatttaaatggctgtagattaatttttggcctaacatctgtgaaacatctgtgtcaaacacatctctcgtgaatgatattatgtcattctgagcgagaaacaacactcctgtcacaggtagaagctgcaatcacttcttggcaaagtgcctttcacttattctttattaatgaaggtaaaaattatcattgacattaaaaatgtcttttttcctgagagatctgccaagagggctgcagaaattgcaacaaatgtaacattataGTTCTATAAAGGGTAGCCAAAAACGACTGGACTGATTATAATGCTGATACAGTAatgcagtcataaatatatttgcaaaacaagtcatttcttcattttatatataagcccttcataaatcctgtgcgccacagtctatttaccgatataagaaagataatacagtaaaaaaataaaaaataaaatcggaaatcactttttggcacaacaccggaaacatgaaaattccattgtcgccgtgttttgtgtacatacagcaataCTGCGGCCCTTcctacgctgtggcatcgcccggacctctcttcggcaccgagggggacacctAACCCCACCCCCGgtcctcgattcgtcctttggCGAGTTTTaagacagccaacagcgagttttcttacacaaaacttGGCAGCAGTGCCAGCCGCCAATCACCAGATTGCGTACAAATATAAGCATAGATGACAACACGCCAGGAACAtatagaattaatgtacataccttctgaataaaatccatcatggttttctgcggtttactgcgtacggcttacatttttgattcagctttttggaacaatacttccacttccttgttgaatttatcttcggcggttttggctgctttccacacctgctgcgccgcactcacagcttattcctgtctaatatcgttattgagtctttctgtgaatcgatgatggcctattttagaaaattcaatgaagcctttgaattgatccgccagatcggaggccatatcgctgcagaccacagaacggcgcagtggtgtacaagtgaacgagAGCGCCTCCGTGGATGCGCTGAGTTCTACGCTGTTGAATTTACTCGCGAGGAATGACATTATTTGCGGGGATTATGTTTGTAACTTTTGACTTAAAAGTATTCCATATTCGTCTGATCCATAATTGgagtttgcagttttccagtgaacactcattaaaacggcCACTCTCTGTCTTCGGGGGAGGGGCgtggtcacaaacagactgacagatcaCATGCAGACGGGCAGGCCAGACCCATgcggagaaattttcattttagactttatgactcattttatttctccgttTCATAAGCGAACTGTTCAACCagatagttatatttttatttacaaaaaaaagcggttacaatttcaagcactttcaagcactatatccaaaagtcaagcacttttcaaaccttgaaaggacaatattaaaattcaagcattttcaaggatttccagcacccgtacgAACCCTGTTTGAAGCACTTGGGTTCAAAgcctctttactttttaaagcatcattttaacaaattaaagttAACCTTACCTTTTAAAATGTATGGAACGTTCTCCTGTCCCTCTTGGCTCTCAGTCTTCGAAGGGACACAGCTAAAAGTGGATTTCTCCACTCCTTGAAGTTGCTCTCCCTCCTGGCAACACCAcatttcttcctgctcttctttAATGTGGTGGGTACCCAAGTATGCGCCGTTCAAAGGAAGCCCCGAGTTTTGTTCTTTAGGTGGTACATCGTTTATTATCAACACCTGCTGGAATtctgtaagaaataaaaaaaaatgatgatgatgcctCACTTTCAGCATGACACAAATCTGAATGCACAACTCTTGAAAGGGGGTTTCAGCTGAATCTTGAAGTGCTCGTGTCAGTAAAGCCATCATTATTTTGGCCAGTGTGTAAACAATGACACATTTAACAAGAGATATAAAACAAGCCAAAGTCTGAACACACTTTCAATCCCAACAACAGTCTataaactgtgaaccccaggaaagctgtggggcccgatggtgtctctggacggatactgaaggtctgtgcggctcagctggctggtatttttaccagcatttttaaccagtccctgagccaggctgctgtcccttcctgcctgaagtcctccattatcgtccccatccccaagaagaacactatcagaggtttgaatgactacaggccagttgcactcacaccaattgttatgaagtgctttgaaaagcttgtccgggctcacgtcatctccagtctctctcc
It contains:
- the LOC115781138 gene encoding uncharacterized protein LOC115781138, yielding MSKVEIIRVLVSQRLNAVAEEIVELFEKTMAEYQDSLARLSEETERQRRLLGTACTAGGPSHQAEFQQVLIINDVPPKEQNSGLPLNGAYLGTHHIKEEQEEMWCCQEGEQLQGVEKSTFSCVPSKTESQEGQENVPYILKVLHGDFQQMQGCNQEVPSEEHGWTPALKREDPEHSSGVEQEKIISQKGEKLMELEENSITDFSFAPVPVKREVDEEEPGSAQLHKMQTENNIKVEPSDSSSTQHMETKSDGEDCGGAEPLTSLANEKTSNSSGSETEDSDDDWKRTTTKKKSHFKVVMDKKEHKSKPVQKVDPAPVNEDKTSDSSDTETEDSDVDLGESKESQSGLNSMKLKEVPARPHSRQHLKKHTKSQTAQMAVHGSQHFIHKTNSDKGHVTTSSAERLLSSSVSKKCKDGASLKAQNSKDETFICSVCGKRFQKKAYLVLHMKMHHRRSNVSGTDGR